Proteins encoded within one genomic window of Kibdelosporangium phytohabitans:
- a CDS encoding STAS domain-containing protein: MTHEAAPGLRWTVETGAQWTVVHLAGEIDMATQPDFDGALDEAAGTGSALVIVDLSAITFLASIGLRSLVRANRDVEQAGRAMRVVDGSSAVTRVMEISGLDQLLSIYHTVDHARLG; encoded by the coding sequence GTGACCCACGAGGCGGCGCCAGGACTGCGGTGGACCGTGGAGACAGGCGCTCAGTGGACGGTCGTGCACCTCGCCGGTGAGATCGACATGGCGACGCAACCCGACTTCGACGGTGCTCTCGACGAGGCCGCGGGCACCGGCTCGGCGCTGGTGATCGTCGACCTGAGTGCGATCACCTTCCTGGCCTCCATCGGATTGCGTTCCCTGGTCAGGGCCAACAGGGATGTCGAGCAGGCCGGGCGCGCGATGCGGGTGGTGGACGGATCCTCCGCTGTGACCAGGGTTATGGAGATCAGCGGGTTGGACCAGCTGTTGTCGATCTACCACACGGTCGACCACGCACGCCTCGGGTAG
- a CDS encoding ATP-binding protein, giving the protein MPNDHSFGSISTRVHAWADTLPEFAAEAVYHADLTGPHVYTEFVAVADQVRRARCAIEGWSQQLGVPAVQEQDIVLAVDEAVSNAVDHAYPDTDGRLCLFAACTTAARALRVIVADKGLWRPPPVEPGFRGRGLMMMQRLAEVFRLSHGPNGTTVMMGWSLAG; this is encoded by the coding sequence ATGCCGAATGACCACAGTTTCGGGTCGATTTCCACACGCGTACACGCATGGGCGGACACGCTGCCCGAGTTCGCCGCCGAGGCGGTGTACCACGCCGACCTGACCGGTCCGCACGTGTACACCGAGTTCGTCGCTGTTGCTGACCAGGTTCGCCGGGCTCGTTGCGCGATCGAGGGCTGGTCCCAGCAACTCGGCGTGCCCGCTGTCCAGGAACAGGACATCGTGCTGGCTGTGGATGAGGCGGTCAGCAACGCCGTGGACCACGCCTACCCGGACACGGACGGCCGGCTGTGCCTGTTTGCCGCGTGCACCACGGCGGCGCGTGCCCTGCGAGTCATAGTCGCCGACAAGGGCTTGTGGCGGCCACCGCCCGTGGAACCGGGATTCCGCGGCCGGGGTTTGATGATGATGCAACGCCTGGCGGAGGTGTTCCGTCTCTCCCACGGCCCCAACGGCACCACAGTGATGATGGGCTGGTCCCTCGCCGGATGA
- a CDS encoding PAS and ANTAR domain-containing protein, translated as MTDTVESREGSLPPVLEQVVAGHPHTIGGFRFRFADQHWEWSDEVAALHGYEPGAVRPSTELLLSHKHPEDRNEVAGTLAAAVRDGTAFCSRHRIIDTAGVEHNVLVVGDRLYDDAGATVGATGYYIDLDAGLDEYRQRVLDEAVPELVGARAQIEQAKGALMLVYGISADQAFGVLQWRSQETNTKLRVLAAKLAAALTSLGGGPLQQRTQFDHLLLTIHQHPGPSSV; from the coding sequence GTGACTGACACCGTCGAGTCCCGCGAAGGCAGCCTGCCCCCGGTGCTGGAGCAGGTCGTGGCCGGTCATCCGCACACCATCGGCGGTTTCCGGTTCCGGTTCGCCGATCAGCACTGGGAATGGTCGGACGAAGTCGCCGCGCTGCACGGCTATGAGCCGGGCGCTGTCCGTCCGAGCACCGAGTTGCTGCTGTCGCACAAGCACCCGGAAGACCGCAACGAGGTCGCTGGGACGTTGGCCGCGGCGGTTCGCGACGGTACGGCGTTCTGCAGTCGTCACCGCATCATCGATACCGCAGGCGTGGAACACAACGTGCTGGTGGTCGGTGATCGCCTGTACGACGATGCCGGTGCCACGGTCGGCGCGACCGGCTATTACATCGATCTCGACGCCGGCCTGGACGAGTACCGCCAGCGGGTGCTGGACGAGGCCGTCCCCGAACTCGTCGGGGCCCGCGCTCAGATCGAACAGGCCAAGGGCGCGTTGATGCTCGTGTACGGCATCAGTGCCGACCAGGCCTTCGGTGTGCTGCAGTGGCGGTCGCAGGAAACCAACACCAAGCTGCGGGTGCTGGCCGCGAAACTCGCTGCCGCGTTGACCAGTCTGGGTGGCGGTCCGCTGCAACAGCGCACGCAGTTCGACCACCTGCTGCTGACCATTCACCAGCATCCCGGCCCGTCGTCCGTGTAG
- a CDS encoding VOC family protein — protein MKLPKVRFDRTVAFYRDVLGMEVVESSDVDVAVGVPRSVSVQFGPVTLWLDRVDNYSRADLWLELFTDDVELATRHLAGHSVVPQDELEQLPAGMAAHWFTNPVGIPHIVRLAD, from the coding sequence ATGAAGCTCCCGAAGGTGCGGTTCGACCGGACGGTGGCCTTCTACCGTGACGTGCTGGGGATGGAGGTGGTTGAGTCGTCCGATGTGGACGTCGCGGTGGGGGTGCCGCGGAGCGTCTCGGTCCAGTTCGGACCGGTGACGCTGTGGCTGGACCGCGTGGACAACTACTCCCGTGCGGACCTGTGGCTGGAACTGTTCACCGACGACGTGGAACTGGCGACCAGGCACCTGGCCGGTCATTCGGTCGTGCCGCAGGACGAGTTGGAGCAACTCCCGGCGGGCATGGCGGCCCACTGGTTCACCAATCCCGTCGGGATCCCGCACATCGTCCGGCTGGCCGACTAG
- a CDS encoding transposase, whose translation MPPKRTQGASGSCAGQTEPDDHAIGRSRGGLTTKIQLACDGHGRPLPVLWTGGQAGDTTRFADLPAGIRFPRRPGPGRPATRPDRVLADRAYSSRAIRAYLRGRGIGVVIPERRDQQDHRRNRGRTGGRRPRGLQTPGPPARHGRGYARWAGKSQQLAITGFDEWQ comes from the coding sequence GTGCCACCAAAGCGCACACAGGGGGCGAGCGGATCGTGCGCCGGGCAGACCGAACCGGATGATCATGCCATCGGCCGGTCTCGTGGTGGGTTGACCACCAAGATTCAGCTGGCCTGTGATGGTCATGGCAGGCCGTTGCCGGTGCTGTGGACCGGCGGCCAGGCCGGTGACACGACCCGGTTCGCTGATCTGCCGGCCGGGATCCGGTTCCCACGACGGCCCGGTCCGGGCCGGCCAGCGACCCGCCCGGACCGGGTCTTGGCCGACAGGGCGTATTCCAGCCGCGCGATCCGCGCCTACCTCCGTGGTCGTGGGATCGGCGTGGTCATTCCCGAACGTCGCGATCAGCAGGACCATCGCCGCAACCGCGGTCGGACAGGTGGCCGCCGACCACGAGGCCTGCAAACGCCGGGTCCGCCTGCTCGGCACGGTCGAGGCTACGCGCGGTGGGCAGGCAAGTCACAACAACTTGCCATCACCGGCTTCGATGAATGGCAGTGA
- a CDS encoding carboxylesterase/lipase family protein codes for MRRELCAGLAVLALVTAAPAALAATDPAVVRTTDGPVRGTVTGHYRQFQGIPYAAPPIGDRRWQPPAAVTPWTEVRDATKPGNACPQRTTEDIGNEDCLYLNVSTPATVGHRPRPVMVWLHGGGFLGGSGSEYVGNQLAERGDVVVVSINYRLGALGYLSLPNLSGGGTFGLQDQQAALRWARANARAFGGDPGNVTLFGESAGGLSVCAQLTSPTARDLFQKAIVQSGPCELKWRDSEFLPDVPAGSNWTPRADADKTGTALAVSLGCTGDTLACLRNASVSTLLDSQIGQPAYGTPVLPLHPAEAVGKGRIAKVPVITGITRDEHRGFTPFLSEPITATKYEQLLHTAYGDKAAQVLKEYPVSAYSSPTIAWAAVATDSIWARTQHDVVEQLVRQVPTFTYEFRDRTAPAPPPSIPDMGAYHGSELSYLFPGAMPVELNAAQRALGERMQRYWANFAHTGQPNGHGLPYWRANQSGDRTVHGLDIAPAGIGRVDSAAEHKLAFWNGLVSR; via the coding sequence GTGCGACGTGAACTGTGTGCCGGGTTGGCTGTTCTCGCCTTGGTCACAGCAGCGCCCGCCGCGCTCGCGGCCACCGATCCAGCTGTCGTGCGGACCACGGACGGGCCGGTCCGCGGGACGGTCACCGGGCACTACCGGCAGTTCCAGGGCATTCCGTACGCCGCACCGCCCATCGGTGACCGCAGGTGGCAGCCGCCCGCGGCGGTGACACCGTGGACCGAGGTCCGGGATGCCACGAAACCCGGCAACGCCTGCCCGCAACGGACAACCGAGGACATCGGCAACGAGGACTGCCTCTACCTGAACGTCAGCACACCGGCGACCGTGGGCCACCGGCCGCGACCGGTGATGGTGTGGCTCCACGGCGGCGGGTTCCTCGGCGGCAGCGGCTCGGAGTACGTCGGCAACCAGCTGGCCGAACGCGGTGACGTGGTCGTGGTGTCGATCAACTACCGGCTGGGCGCACTGGGCTACCTCAGCCTCCCGAACCTGTCCGGCGGCGGCACTTTCGGCTTGCAGGACCAACAGGCCGCGTTGCGCTGGGCGCGTGCCAACGCTCGTGCGTTCGGCGGTGACCCCGGCAATGTGACCCTCTTCGGTGAGTCGGCGGGCGGGCTCAGCGTGTGCGCGCAGCTCACGTCGCCCACCGCGCGTGATCTGTTCCAGAAGGCCATCGTGCAGAGCGGTCCGTGTGAGCTGAAGTGGCGGGACAGCGAGTTCCTGCCGGACGTCCCCGCCGGGTCCAACTGGACGCCACGAGCCGACGCGGACAAGACAGGCACGGCGCTGGCAGTCAGCCTCGGCTGCACTGGCGACACGCTGGCGTGCCTCCGGAACGCCTCGGTGAGCACGCTGCTGGACTCCCAGATCGGTCAGCCCGCGTACGGCACACCTGTCCTGCCGCTGCACCCGGCCGAAGCCGTCGGGAAAGGCCGGATCGCGAAGGTTCCGGTGATCACCGGCATCACCCGTGACGAGCACCGCGGGTTCACGCCGTTCCTGTCCGAGCCGATCACCGCCACGAAATACGAGCAACTGCTGCACACCGCGTACGGTGACAAAGCCGCCCAGGTGCTGAAGGAATACCCGGTGTCGGCGTACTCGAGCCCGACGATCGCGTGGGCCGCCGTCGCCACCGACTCGATCTGGGCCCGTACCCAGCACGACGTCGTCGAACAGCTGGTGCGTCAGGTGCCCACGTTCACCTACGAGTTCCGTGACCGCACGGCACCGGCGCCGCCACCGTCCATTCCGGACATGGGCGCGTATCACGGTTCGGAACTGTCGTACCTGTTCCCCGGCGCCATGCCGGTCGAGCTGAACGCCGCCCAGCGCGCGCTGGGGGAGCGGATGCAACGCTACTGGGCCAACTTCGCGCACACCGGACAGCCCAACGGGCACGGATTGCCGTACTGGCGGGCGAACCAGTCCGGCGACCGCACCGTGCACGGTCTCGACATCGCCCCGGCGGGCATCGGCCGGGTCGATTCGGCCGCGGAACACAAGCTGGCGTTCTGGAACGGGCTCGTCAGCCGGTGA
- a CDS encoding trypsin-like serine protease — protein sequence MRTPSLIAALCLALVAPALPAAAVEPPPGISTAATPTDQLKPGDVGTQVVNGQRTTVKENPFVIAGLRAGGGGPQGQSCTAAVVGKRKILTAAHCMIDVGGAKSYIYGDDDLNTAGDETFRTNVASYKVHPRYTGPNSWQTGYDVAVITTADDLPVPENQWAKVAGSSDSALTQPGKSGTAFGYGRTSANGGSGVLYKSTMPVNDANNCQVFNVRVNPDVMVCIGYDNGRTGTCSGDSGGPYIVDGVVVGVVSWGASGCDRYSIMGRLTNEMGDWARSEIGGGQPGDGKFTVALSPSSGKVEPGKHISTSVTTKAGDQGPEKLDLTAAGLPEGATATFQPTSVTSGEVAKLTVETAASTPKGTHKVTVTAKGPSGARTADYTLTVGDGGTTEGPKPSVSPSSGTVAPGGFANTTITVAGGTGTISLSASGIPFAPMFMPSTVSPGGTSRMSVAAPFQRGTYKITVVATDSAGKSGSTDYTLTVQ from the coding sequence ATGCGAACACCCAGTCTGATCGCGGCGCTGTGCCTGGCGCTGGTCGCGCCCGCGTTGCCCGCGGCGGCAGTCGAACCGCCGCCGGGGATCAGCACCGCCGCCACACCGACCGACCAGCTCAAGCCCGGTGACGTGGGTACACAGGTCGTCAACGGCCAACGCACCACGGTCAAGGAGAACCCGTTCGTCATCGCGGGTCTCCGCGCGGGCGGCGGCGGGCCGCAGGGGCAGTCCTGCACCGCCGCGGTCGTCGGCAAACGCAAGATCCTCACCGCGGCGCACTGCATGATCGACGTCGGCGGCGCCAAGAGCTACATCTACGGTGACGACGACCTCAACACCGCGGGTGACGAGACCTTCCGCACCAACGTCGCCTCCTACAAGGTCCACCCGCGCTACACCGGCCCGAACTCGTGGCAGACCGGCTACGACGTCGCGGTGATCACCACCGCCGACGACCTTCCCGTGCCGGAGAACCAGTGGGCCAAGGTCGCGGGCTCGTCCGACAGCGCGCTCACCCAGCCGGGCAAGTCCGGCACCGCCTTCGGCTACGGGCGGACCTCGGCCAATGGCGGGTCCGGTGTGCTCTACAAGAGCACCATGCCCGTCAACGACGCCAACAACTGCCAGGTGTTCAACGTCCGCGTCAACCCGGACGTGATGGTGTGCATCGGGTACGACAACGGCCGCACCGGGACCTGCAGCGGCGACAGCGGCGGTCCGTACATTGTGGACGGAGTAGTGGTCGGGGTCGTGTCGTGGGGCGCCAGCGGCTGCGACCGCTACAGCATCATGGGACGCCTGACCAACGAGATGGGCGACTGGGCCAGGAGCGAGATCGGCGGCGGCCAGCCCGGCGACGGCAAGTTCACCGTGGCCCTCTCGCCGTCCTCCGGCAAGGTCGAGCCCGGCAAGCACATCTCGACGAGCGTCACCACCAAGGCGGGCGACCAGGGCCCGGAGAAGCTGGACCTCACCGCCGCGGGCCTGCCCGAGGGCGCGACCGCCACGTTCCAGCCCACGTCGGTCACCTCCGGCGAGGTCGCCAAGCTCACCGTCGAGACCGCGGCGAGCACCCCGAAGGGCACGCACAAGGTCACCGTCACCGCCAAGGGCCCGTCCGGCGCCAGAACCGCCGACTACACCCTGACGGTCGGCGACGGCGGCACCACCGAAGGCCCGAAGCCGTCCGTGTCACCGAGCTCGGGCACGGTCGCGCCGGGCGGATTCGCCAACACCACGATCACCGTCGCCGGTGGGACGGGCACGATCAGCCTCAGTGCCAGCGGTATCCCGTTCGCGCCGATGTTCATGCCGTCGACCGTCAGCCCGGGCGGCACCTCGCGGATGTCGGTCGCCGCGCCGTTCCAGCGTGGCACGTACAAGATCACCGTGGTCGCCACGGACAGCGCGGGCAAGTCCGGGAGCACCGACTACACCCTCACCGTTCAATGA
- a CDS encoding S8 family peptidase codes for MHRTRGMASLLAAAAVLVTTAAGVATAQPEAAVAQAREHIAGRYIVVLKDGARAAADTLTQRYGGVVVDTYSATLNGFSVRDLPAQQARRLAADPSVKSVHQDGTSRAVADEQPNPPSWGLDQIDQRTTSLDKKYTYPNTAGNVTAYVIDSGVNIRHTEFEGRASHGHDFIDNDNDASDCFWHGSHVAGTIAGKTVGVAKKAKVVAVRSLGCGGSGPDSATVSGLEWVAKNGVKPGVVNLSLVMDTVGVGDEQVKALVAKGFVVAVAAGNNGQDACTASPGRTPEALTVGWINQGGGRSGNYGRCVDLFAPGGNIYSADHTGSYRTGSGTSMASPHGAGAAALYLGATPGATPQQVRDALVDNATPNLVTNPGAESPNKLLYIGFIGGVPSKCGVKANDEDVSIPDAGSAVGSSVTQDSCDGKASAALAVRVDVDHGYTGDLAVDLVGPSGTAYPLKQPGGVGEAGGVHQSFTVDASREDANGTWRLSVRDVYRFDAGTLTGWSITF; via the coding sequence ATGCACAGGACGCGAGGGATGGCGAGCCTGCTGGCCGCCGCGGCGGTCCTGGTGACCACGGCCGCGGGTGTCGCGACGGCCCAGCCGGAAGCCGCCGTCGCCCAGGCCCGCGAACACATCGCCGGGCGCTACATCGTGGTGCTCAAGGACGGTGCACGCGCCGCGGCCGACACGCTCACCCAGCGCTACGGCGGTGTCGTCGTCGACACCTACTCGGCGACCCTGAACGGGTTCTCGGTGCGCGACCTGCCCGCACAGCAGGCGAGGCGGCTCGCCGCCGACCCGTCGGTCAAGTCCGTCCACCAGGACGGCACGTCCAGGGCGGTCGCCGACGAGCAGCCGAACCCGCCGTCGTGGGGCCTCGACCAGATCGACCAGCGCACCACCAGCCTCGACAAGAAGTACACCTACCCGAACACGGCAGGCAACGTCACCGCGTACGTCATCGACTCCGGTGTGAACATCCGGCACACCGAGTTCGAGGGGCGCGCCAGCCACGGACACGACTTCATCGACAACGACAACGACGCCAGCGACTGTTTCTGGCACGGCTCGCACGTGGCCGGCACGATCGCGGGCAAGACCGTCGGTGTCGCCAAGAAAGCGAAGGTCGTCGCCGTCCGCTCGCTCGGCTGCGGCGGTTCGGGGCCCGACTCGGCCACGGTCAGCGGGCTGGAGTGGGTCGCCAAGAACGGCGTGAAGCCGGGCGTGGTGAACCTCAGCCTGGTGATGGACACCGTCGGCGTCGGTGACGAGCAGGTCAAGGCGTTGGTCGCGAAGGGATTCGTCGTCGCCGTCGCGGCGGGCAACAACGGTCAGGACGCGTGCACCGCGAGCCCTGGCCGTACTCCGGAGGCGCTCACTGTCGGCTGGATCAACCAGGGTGGCGGCCGGAGCGGGAACTACGGGCGGTGCGTGGACCTGTTCGCACCGGGCGGCAACATCTACTCCGCCGACCACACCGGCAGCTACCGCACGGGCAGCGGCACCTCGATGGCGTCACCGCACGGCGCGGGTGCCGCGGCGCTGTACCTGGGTGCGACGCCGGGCGCCACGCCGCAGCAGGTCCGGGACGCGTTGGTGGACAACGCCACGCCCAACCTGGTGACCAACCCGGGGGCGGAATCGCCGAACAAGCTGCTCTACATCGGGTTCATCGGTGGTGTCCCGTCGAAGTGCGGCGTCAAGGCCAACGACGAGGACGTGTCCATTCCCGACGCCGGGTCCGCGGTCGGCAGCAGCGTCACCCAGGACTCGTGTGACGGCAAGGCGTCCGCGGCACTCGCGGTCCGCGTGGACGTCGACCACGGCTACACCGGTGACCTCGCCGTCGACCTGGTCGGCCCGAGTGGCACGGCCTACCCGCTCAAGCAGCCGGGTGGCGTCGGCGAAGCCGGCGGTGTGCACCAGAGCTTCACGGTGGACGCGTCGCGCGAGGACGCCAACGGCACCTGGCGGCTGTCGGTCCGCGATGTCTACCGGTTCGACGCCGGCACGCTCACCGGATGGTCGATCACTTTCTGA
- a CDS encoding ATP-binding protein codes for MGEGAAKPASGRFGPPPLTGRDAELAALRAAVARPPAVAFVEGEAGIGKTRLVSELAAGRPHVVTASCQPLPDPFPFGVLLDCLSQCGDRLRDPGPVTGALRDHLPELAAQLPPAPRPLGDPDAERHRMFRAIRELLCALGPTVLVIDDLHWADAHTRQVLRFVIANPPPELSVVATYRPEDLTDQAPLGHAFRVPPGVTRTHITLCPMGTGDVRALIDGMLGATLASDSFVDAVVHETAGIPYLVEETVRMLPDPERDVCSDEARHILDGIDVPVLVRETAQERMRSLPAAARSIAEAAAVLGVAESTGTLAAVAGGAGLEQMVTLVKSGVLVEHSPDQYGFRHPMAARAVRASLPGPWRNELHKRAVRVLSGLDRKPLARLAAHAKAVGMADEWLRYGELAADAAAEARDVPAAIDLLSEMISDRDVRPQDVNRLAAKLCGNALTGLHNPAVLTRVEGLLSDPRLAADVRGEVHLWFGLLLLRETGGPDRAKAEIAYAIDLLGDQPERIARGMAVLAVPYLSTTPISEQQAWLDRLEEVLGHVPSRTLRTAVLATTLGGRLLMGDPSTWQRAERLPSPAEVSEPDEIRHLARAHCNLADACTWIGHYQRARTCIRTGLTLAARVGAPYVTGTAEATAVRLDWLTGQWAGLDERIAELVRTYAHHPPLITELDLAGAWLATARGDWTRAERGFRAGMSPHATVPVQIAAAGGMTGLLLNRGDAAGAERHAERGVALIRGKGAWMWAGDVVPQTVDCYLADDRADAVQRLLTEMSDGLAGTDAPYAQAALTACQARLAAATGDHRAAATLYETAIDVHRKLGLSYRATQLAEHAARETPPDTTVLASLAESYDSLGATVDAARCRHGIRSIGVPTPSHRGRRGYGDQLSPREKDVARLVVSGHTNREIAQALFISRRTVEEYVAKVCRKLNASSRDDIRMDHLQTPGSR; via the coding sequence ATGGGTGAGGGTGCCGCGAAGCCCGCGTCCGGCCGGTTCGGCCCGCCGCCGTTGACCGGCCGGGACGCGGAACTGGCCGCCCTGCGCGCCGCGGTCGCCCGGCCGCCTGCGGTGGCCTTTGTGGAGGGCGAGGCGGGGATCGGCAAGACCAGGCTCGTGTCCGAACTCGCCGCCGGACGCCCGCACGTGGTGACGGCCTCGTGCCAGCCGCTGCCCGACCCGTTCCCTTTCGGCGTGCTGCTGGACTGCCTCAGCCAGTGCGGAGACCGGCTGCGTGACCCGGGCCCGGTGACCGGTGCCCTGCGCGACCACCTCCCCGAGCTCGCCGCTCAGCTGCCTCCGGCGCCACGGCCGCTGGGCGATCCGGATGCCGAACGGCACCGGATGTTCCGCGCGATCCGGGAGCTGCTCTGCGCGCTGGGACCGACGGTGCTCGTCATCGACGACCTGCACTGGGCGGACGCGCACACCCGTCAGGTCCTGCGCTTCGTCATCGCCAACCCGCCACCCGAACTGTCAGTCGTGGCCACCTACCGGCCGGAAGACCTCACGGACCAAGCTCCGCTGGGCCATGCCTTCCGTGTCCCGCCGGGGGTGACGCGGACGCACATCACGTTGTGTCCCATGGGCACCGGTGATGTGCGCGCGTTGATCGACGGGATGCTGGGCGCCACGCTCGCGTCCGACTCGTTCGTCGACGCCGTGGTGCACGAGACCGCAGGCATCCCGTACCTGGTCGAGGAAACCGTTCGCATGCTGCCGGATCCGGAGCGGGACGTGTGCTCGGACGAGGCACGGCACATACTCGACGGGATCGATGTGCCTGTGCTGGTGCGGGAAACGGCTCAGGAACGCATGCGGAGCCTGCCTGCCGCCGCGCGGTCGATCGCCGAGGCGGCGGCCGTTCTCGGTGTCGCGGAGTCGACCGGCACCTTGGCCGCTGTCGCGGGCGGCGCCGGCTTGGAGCAGATGGTCACGCTCGTCAAGTCGGGTGTGCTGGTCGAGCACTCCCCGGATCAGTACGGGTTTCGCCACCCGATGGCGGCTCGTGCCGTGCGTGCGTCGCTACCCGGCCCGTGGCGCAATGAACTGCACAAACGGGCTGTGCGGGTGCTGTCCGGACTCGACCGCAAACCATTGGCGCGGTTGGCGGCCCACGCCAAAGCAGTGGGCATGGCGGACGAATGGCTGCGTTACGGCGAACTGGCCGCCGACGCCGCCGCCGAGGCCAGGGACGTTCCCGCCGCGATCGACCTGCTCTCCGAGATGATCTCCGACCGGGACGTGCGCCCGCAGGACGTGAACAGGCTGGCAGCCAAGCTGTGCGGCAACGCCTTGACCGGGTTGCACAACCCGGCCGTGCTCACCCGAGTCGAGGGCCTGCTCTCCGATCCGCGGCTGGCCGCTGACGTCCGCGGCGAGGTGCACCTGTGGTTCGGTTTGCTGCTCCTGCGCGAGACCGGCGGGCCGGATCGGGCCAAGGCGGAGATCGCGTACGCCATCGACCTGCTGGGAGACCAGCCGGAACGCATCGCCAGGGGAATGGCGGTGCTGGCCGTGCCGTACCTGTCCACGACGCCCATTTCCGAGCAACAGGCGTGGCTCGACCGGCTGGAGGAAGTCCTGGGGCACGTGCCCAGCCGTACGCTGCGCACCGCCGTGCTGGCCACCACGCTCGGCGGGCGCCTGCTCATGGGCGATCCGAGCACCTGGCAGCGCGCCGAGCGACTGCCCTCCCCGGCGGAGGTGTCCGAGCCGGACGAGATCCGTCACCTGGCCCGTGCCCACTGCAACCTGGCGGACGCGTGCACCTGGATCGGGCACTACCAACGCGCGCGGACCTGCATACGCACCGGGCTGACCCTCGCCGCCCGCGTCGGGGCTCCGTACGTCACCGGAACCGCCGAGGCCACAGCCGTCCGGCTCGACTGGCTGACCGGGCAGTGGGCGGGACTCGACGAACGCATCGCCGAACTGGTCCGGACCTACGCGCACCACCCGCCCCTGATCACCGAACTCGACCTGGCGGGAGCGTGGCTCGCGACCGCACGAGGCGACTGGACCCGGGCCGAACGGGGATTCCGCGCGGGAATGAGCCCGCACGCGACCGTTCCCGTTCAGATCGCGGCGGCAGGCGGCATGACCGGCTTGCTGCTCAACCGCGGTGACGCCGCCGGTGCCGAGCGGCACGCCGAGCGCGGAGTGGCGTTGATCCGTGGCAAAGGAGCGTGGATGTGGGCCGGTGACGTGGTGCCGCAAACCGTCGACTGCTACCTGGCTGATGACCGCGCCGACGCCGTGCAACGGCTTCTCACCGAGATGAGCGACGGCCTGGCGGGCACCGACGCCCCGTACGCCCAGGCGGCGCTCACGGCCTGCCAGGCACGGCTGGCCGCCGCCACCGGCGACCACCGCGCGGCGGCGACGCTCTACGAGACGGCGATCGACGTGCACCGGAAACTGGGTCTGTCCTACCGCGCCACCCAGCTCGCCGAACACGCGGCCCGCGAAACTCCGCCCGACACCACGGTCCTCGCATCGCTCGCGGAGTCCTACGACTCGCTCGGCGCTACCGTGGACGCCGCCCGCTGCCGTCACGGCATTCGCAGCATCGGCGTTCCCACCCCGTCACACAGGGGCCGTCGTGGTTACGGCGATCAGCTGTCCCCGCGCGAAAAGGACGTCGCCCGCCTCGTGGTCAGCGGCCACACCAACCGTGAGATAGCGCAGGCGTTGTTCATCTCCCGGCGCACGGTCGAGGAGTACGTCGCCAAGGTCTGCCGCAAGCTCAACGCCTCGTCCCGCGACGACATCCGGATGGACCATCTCCAGACCCCGGGATCTCGGTGA
- a CDS encoding NAD(P)-dependent alcohol dehydrogenase, with amino-acid sequence MKAIVQHTYGGTDVLEFTEAPVARIKPDEVLVQVRAAAVDAGVWHLMTGTPYLLRLGFGLTRPRKPIRGMDAAGTVAAVGANVTTFEPGDDVFGTCDGAFAEYAPTHHTKLIRKPQNLTFEQAAAIPISAFTALAALRDKGEIKARQRVLVIGAGGGVGSYAVQLAKVFGADVTGLCSTSKVEFVRGLGADEVLDYTKDDFTRDEFDLILDIAGNRPINHVRTALSARGTLVIVGGERGKVIGGTSGLLKATLLNPFVKHTLRGLISLGNKEDLAVLGELAGAGKITPAVDRTYPLSEVPEAITYVQAGRARGKVVITV; translated from the coding sequence ATGAAAGCGATAGTGCAACACACCTACGGCGGTACCGACGTGCTGGAGTTCACCGAGGCCCCGGTCGCGCGGATCAAGCCGGACGAGGTGCTGGTCCAGGTCAGGGCCGCCGCGGTGGACGCGGGCGTGTGGCACCTGATGACCGGCACGCCCTACCTGTTACGCCTCGGCTTCGGCCTGACCAGACCGAGGAAACCCATCAGGGGCATGGACGCGGCCGGGACGGTGGCGGCCGTCGGCGCGAACGTCACCACGTTCGAACCCGGCGACGACGTGTTCGGCACGTGCGACGGCGCGTTCGCCGAATACGCCCCCACACACCACACGAAGCTGATCCGCAAGCCGCAGAACCTGACGTTCGAACAGGCCGCGGCCATCCCAATCTCCGCGTTCACCGCATTGGCCGCGCTGCGCGACAAGGGCGAGATCAAAGCGCGCCAACGGGTGCTGGTGATCGGCGCGGGCGGCGGCGTCGGCTCCTACGCCGTACAGCTGGCCAAGGTGTTCGGCGCGGACGTGACCGGGCTGTGCAGCACGTCCAAAGTGGAATTCGTGCGCGGTCTCGGCGCCGACGAGGTGCTCGACTACACCAAGGACGACTTCACCCGTGACGAGTTCGACCTGATCCTCGACATCGCGGGCAACCGGCCGATCAACCACGTACGCACAGCGTTGTCCGCCAGGGGAACCCTCGTCATCGTCGGCGGGGAGCGCGGCAAGGTCATCGGCGGCACGAGCGGGCTGCTCAAGGCCACCCTGCTCAACCCGTTCGTCAAGCACACCCTGCGCGGCCTGATCTCCCTCGGCAACAAGGAGGACCTCGCCGTCCTCGGCGAACTCGCCGGCGCGGGCAAGATCACCCCGGCCGTCGATCGCACGTACCCGCTCAGCGAAGTCCCCGAGGCCATCACTTACGTGCAGGCCGGTCGGGCGCGCGGCAAGGTCGTCATCACCGTCTAG